Sequence from the Anaerolineae bacterium genome:
TACGGCGTAGCTGCGCTTGAGAAGGTGGGGCGGGGACTGGGGGTGGTGGGGTGAGGATCACGTTCGACAGTGAAGTGGATGCCCTGTACATTGGTTTCATCGAGACCACCGTAACCGCAGTGCCTGTGGCCGAGGACATCGCCGTGGACTACGC
This genomic interval carries:
- a CDS encoding DUF2283 domain-containing protein, with product MRITFDSEVDALYIGFIETTVTAVPVAEDIAVDYA